The Apteryx mantelli isolate bAptMan1 chromosome Z, bAptMan1.hap1, whole genome shotgun sequence genome has a segment encoding these proteins:
- the LOC136995433 gene encoding B-cell differentiation antigen CD72-like, which yields MAQNVVYADLRFAKVPAGRSTPCQTLEAALCEDEAESPYENVQPGQAPAGQDGQGPGPQPSPGPWRRLRSVPVRLLAACLLLLAVAVALGLCYWQVARRLQEASRAHAAERGRLSQQVSVREQSLEQARLELEQATAELQRAWLEGNSSRWELGRRDAELERVAGALRWTEKELQDVQGRLKASESTVSSLRACVNTDCCPSGWVLYKGKCLFISAEKKTWWDSKRDCESKTSLLLVQGRWESWTVPNFVAAPDAQYWVGVKIYQRYKKQLVWLDNIYFDIAVDDGAICVPNLSPSGSALDCLGAPRLLRWLSAAPVLPFLLPPSPPHGPSLFFGKGWALLSQSVCLEKVQVVVP from the exons ATGGCCCAGAATGTGGTTTATGCTGACCTGAGGTTTGCCAAGGTGCCCGCGGGACGCAGCACGCCCTGCCAGACACTGGAGGCAG CCCTCTGCGAGGACGAGGCGGAGAGCCCCTACGAGAACGTGCAGCCGGGGCAGGCGCCCGCGGGGCAGGACGGGCAGGGGCCcgggccccagcccagcccag GGCCCTGGCGCCGGCTGCGCTCCGTCCCCGTGCGGCTGCTggcagcctgcctgctgctgctggccgtCGCCGtcgccctggggctgtgct ACTGGCAGGTCGCCCGCAGGCTGCAGGAGGCCTCCCGCGCGCACgcggccgagcgcggccgccTCTCGCAGCAGGTGAGCGTGCGGGAGCAGAGCCTGGAGCAGGCgcggctggagctggagcaggccaCAGCGGAGCTGCAGCGCGCGTGGCTGGAGGGCAACAGCAGCCGGTGGGAGCTGGGGCGCCGCGACGCCGAGCTGGAGCGCGTCGCGGGGGCCCTGAGGTGGACGGAGAAGGAGCTGCAGGACGTGCAGGGGAGGCTCAAGGCCAGCGAGAGCACCGTGAGCAGCCTGCGCGCCTGCGTGAATACAG ATTGCTGCCCCTCAGGCTGGGTGCTGTACAAGGGCAAGTGCCTCTTCATCTCGGCGGAGAAGAAGACCTGGTGggacagcaaaagagactgtgAAAGTAAAACCTCTCTGCTCCTGGTGCAAGGCCGCTGGGAGTCGTGGACAGTGCCG AATTTTGTGGCAGCACCGGATGCCCAGTACTGGGTCGGTGTGAAAATTTATCAACGTTACAAGAAGCAATTAGTGTGGCTGGACAACATATACTTTGACAT AGCTGTGGATGATGGTGCCATTTGTGTCCCCAACCTGTCCCCCTCTGGAAGTGCTCTGGACTGCCTGGGTGCCCCTCGCCTCCTGCGCTGGCTGTCGGCAGCTCCTGTCCTGccctttctcctcccaccatCACCTCCCCATGGCCCCAGCCTGTTCTTTGGTAAAGGCTGGGCGTTGCTCTCCCAGTCGGTGTGCCTGGAGAAGGTGCAGGTAGTGGTGCCATAA
- the CD72 gene encoding B-cell differentiation antigen CD72 has protein sequence MAQSVVYADLRFAKVPVGRSTPCQVLEAALCEDEAESPYENVQLGQAPVGQDGQGPQPSPGPWRRLRSIPVGLLAACLLLLAVAIALGGCYWQVTRRLQDASRAHAAERGRLSQQVSVQEQSLEQMQLELEQARAELQRAWLEGNSSRLEVGSLDAELERVMGALGKMEKELQDVQGRLNASESTVTSLRSCSNIDCCPSGWVMYRGKCLFMSAEKKTWEDSKAECDKKMSQLLITKSWTRWTVPNFLKNSDTPYWIGLYKSSFPWYEYGWLEEGDPDEEGEMDAWFWVDGSLYERPWQWKPNGSCAIISHGSVKPIQCTSSDDLHLWICEKAAGPSIPFL, from the exons ATGGCCCAGAGCGTGGTTTATGCTGACCTGAGGTTTGCCAAGGTGCCCGTGGGACGCAGCACGCCCTGCCAGGTGCTGGAGGCAG CCCTCTGCGAGGACGAGGCGGAGAGCCCCTACGAGAACGTGCAGCTGGGGCAGGCACCCGTGGGGCAGGACGGGCAggggccccagcccagcccag GGCCCTGGCGCCGACTGCGGTCcatccccgtggggctgctggcagcctgcctgctgctgctggccgtCGCCATCGCCCTGGGAGGTTGCT ACTGGCAGGTCACCCGCAGGCTGCAGGACGCCTCCCGCGCACATgcggccgagcgcggccgccTCTCGCAGCAGGTGAGCGTGCAGGAGCAGAGCCTGGAGCagatgcagctggagctggagcaggccagagcagagctgcagcgCGCGTGGCTGGAGGGCAACAGCAGCAGGCTGGAGGTGGGGAGCCTGGACGCTGAGTTGGAGAGAGTCATGGGGGCCCTGGGAAAGATGGAGAAGGAATTGCAAGACGTGCAGGGGAGGCTCAATGCCAGCGAGAGCACTGTGACCAGCCTGCGCTCTTGCTCAAATATTG ATTGCTGCCCCTCAGGCTGGGTGATGTACAGGGGCAAGTGCCTCTTCATGTCGGCGGAGAAGAAGACCTGGGAGGACAGCAAAGCAGAGTGCGATAAGAAAATGTCTCAGCTCCTGATCACCAAATCTTGGACTCGTTGGACCGTGCCG AACTTCCTGAAGAACTCGGACACTCCGTACTGGATTGGGCTGTACAAGAGCAGCTTCCCCTGGTACGAGTACGGGTGGCTGGAGGAAGGGGATCCGGACGAGGAGGGTGAGATGGACGCCTGGTTCTGGGTCGATGGCTCGCTTTATGAGAG GCCCTGGCAGTGGAAGCCTAACGGGTCCTGCGCGATAATAAGCCATGGGAGCGTCAAACCCATCCAGTGCACCAGTTCAGACGACCTGCACCTCTGGATCTGCGAGAAGGCGGCAGGTCCGAGCATCCCTTTCCTGTGA